A window of Aerococcus urinae contains these coding sequences:
- the trpC gene encoding indole-3-glycerol phosphate synthase TrpC has translation MILQQLALHSKERVQASKAKLPFEAIKDRALTLAKGQPIFEQALAKEGLSIIAEIKKASPSKGVISPDFPYLDIAKRYQDSQVDAISVLTEPKWFLGSKEIFEEIRQSVSLPMLRKDFTVDPYQIYQAKVMGANAVLIICSLLDGQADQLESYLSICNDLGLSALVETHNREEIDLALACGAKIIGVNNRNLKDFSVDFNHAAELRSQIPDSVLFVAESGVRGPEDIKSLIEIGADAVLVGEALMRQADPSDLIQAFRKASHHAKA, from the coding sequence ATGATCTTACAGCAGTTAGCCTTACATAGTAAGGAACGGGTCCAAGCCAGTAAAGCCAAGCTTCCTTTTGAAGCCATTAAGGACCGTGCCCTGACTTTGGCTAAGGGCCAGCCCATTTTTGAACAAGCCTTAGCCAAAGAAGGGCTCAGCATCATTGCTGAAATCAAGAAGGCTTCTCCCTCTAAAGGGGTGATTTCTCCCGACTTTCCCTACTTGGACATCGCCAAACGCTACCAAGACAGTCAGGTGGATGCTATTTCGGTATTAACCGAGCCCAAGTGGTTCCTTGGCTCCAAGGAAATCTTTGAAGAAATCCGCCAATCCGTTTCCCTCCCCATGCTTAGAAAGGACTTTACTGTCGATCCCTATCAAATCTACCAAGCAAAAGTCATGGGGGCCAACGCAGTTTTAATTATCTGCTCTCTCTTAGACGGGCAGGCAGACCAATTAGAGTCCTACCTATCTATTTGTAATGACCTAGGCCTTAGTGCCCTAGTGGAGACCCATAACCGGGAAGAAATCGACCTGGCCCTAGCCTGTGGTGCTAAGATTATCGGCGTCAACAACCGTAATTTAAAGGACTTCTCTGTCGACTTCAACCATGCGGCAGAGCTAAGAAGTCAGATCCCTGATTCGGTCCTCTTTGTCGCAGAAAGTGGGGTAAGAGGCCCGGAAGATATTAAATCCCTTATTGAAATTGGTGCGGACGCTGTCTTGGTGGGTGAGGCCTTGATGCGCCAAGCTGATCCCAGCGACCTGATCCAAGCTTTTCGAAAGGCCAGTCACCATGCCAAAGCTTAA
- the trpD gene encoding anthranilate phosphoribosyltransferase: MKAAIEQLINKQDLSYQDSYQAVKAMMTGQVSQVQMAAYLTALAIKGASDQEIAGAAAAMRDQAKALETDRDTLEIVGTGGDQSYSFNISTTASLIIAAAGVPVTKHGNRSASSKSGAADCIEALGINLYQDPDLAKQLLDQVGICFLFAQNYHLSMKNVSGVRKDLGIKTIFNILGPITNPAKPKYQVLGVYQEDLIQPMAKVIKNLGVERGLVVYGQDGMDEISISAPTSALFFDGDYEESFVIKPEDYGFPKYQKADIVGGSPADNAQITIDILTGKEQGAKRDITLLNAAAGLYAARRVDSLTAGIDLARQIIDSGAAYQLLQDYISASQEGVAHDLTAVSLT; encoded by the coding sequence ATGAAAGCAGCAATCGAACAATTAATTAACAAGCAAGACCTATCTTACCAAGATTCCTACCAAGCGGTGAAGGCTATGATGACTGGCCAAGTCAGCCAAGTCCAAATGGCCGCCTACTTGACCGCCCTAGCCATCAAAGGGGCTAGTGACCAAGAAATTGCAGGGGCTGCAGCCGCCATGCGTGACCAAGCCAAGGCCCTGGAAACCGATCGCGACACTTTAGAAATTGTGGGAACTGGCGGTGACCAATCCTATTCCTTCAACATTTCAACCACCGCTTCCCTAATCATTGCCGCAGCTGGCGTCCCCGTCACTAAGCACGGCAACCGGTCAGCCTCTTCCAAGTCAGGTGCAGCTGACTGTATCGAAGCACTCGGCATTAATCTCTACCAGGATCCTGACCTAGCTAAGCAACTTCTCGACCAAGTTGGTATCTGCTTCCTCTTTGCCCAAAACTACCACCTTTCCATGAAAAATGTTAGTGGTGTCCGCAAAGACTTAGGAATTAAGACCATCTTCAATATCCTAGGGCCAATTACTAATCCAGCTAAACCCAAATACCAAGTGCTGGGTGTCTACCAAGAAGATTTGATCCAACCCATGGCCAAGGTGATTAAGAACTTAGGAGTTGAACGTGGCCTGGTGGTTTACGGCCAAGACGGCATGGATGAGATTTCGATTTCTGCTCCGACTTCAGCCCTCTTCTTCGATGGTGACTATGAAGAAAGCTTTGTCATCAAACCGGAAGACTACGGTTTTCCAAAATACCAAAAGGCAGACATTGTTGGCGGCAGTCCAGCAGACAATGCTCAAATTACCATTGATATCCTCACCGGCAAAGAACAAGGGGCTAAACGCGACATTACCCTCCTCAATGCCGCTGCTGGTCTCTACGCCGCTAGAAGAGTTGATAGTTTAACCGCAGGGATTGATCTGGCTCGTCAAATCATTGATTCCGGCGCTGCCTACCAACTTTTACAAGATTATATTTCCGCTAGCCAGGAAGGAGTCGCCCATGATCTTACAGCAGTTAGCCTTACATAG
- a CDS encoding response regulator transcription factor, which translates to MLYLINQDLRKGAVEMAEKIFVVEDDPVIAAGLERELTKWHYQVQRAEDFEAIDQECRRFAPHLVLLDLNLPSYDGYYWCQMIRKDSDVPILFLSARDTSMDQVMAMQVGGDDYVTKPIDLPLLLAKVQALLRRAYRYNSASEILAFAGVQLDPTKARLLYQGQASDLTATELLILKQLFQAQGDYVSRESLMEECWLGETYIDDNTLAVNISRLRKKLSDMGLADFIKTKKRVGYALNEEVASQ; encoded by the coding sequence ATGTTATACTTAATAAACCAAGACCTAAGGAAAGGAGCGGTGGAGATGGCTGAAAAAATATTTGTGGTTGAGGATGACCCGGTGATTGCAGCCGGACTGGAGCGGGAATTGACCAAGTGGCATTACCAGGTCCAAAGGGCGGAAGACTTTGAAGCCATTGACCAGGAATGTCGGCGTTTTGCCCCCCACTTAGTTCTATTAGATTTAAACTTGCCGTCTTATGATGGTTATTACTGGTGTCAGATGATCCGTAAAGATAGTGATGTACCGATTCTTTTCCTATCAGCCCGCGATACCAGTATGGACCAAGTTATGGCCATGCAGGTAGGTGGCGACGATTATGTCACCAAGCCTATCGACCTGCCCCTCTTATTAGCCAAGGTTCAAGCCCTCTTGCGCCGGGCCTATCGCTATAATTCGGCGAGTGAGATTTTGGCTTTTGCTGGGGTCCAACTTGATCCCACTAAGGCAAGGCTACTTTACCAAGGTCAAGCTAGCGACTTAACCGCTACTGAGCTGCTTATCCTCAAGCAGCTCTTTCAAGCCCAAGGCGACTATGTCAGCCGGGAAAGCTTGATGGAAGAGTGCTGGCTAGGAGAGACTTATATTGATGATAATACCTTAGCAGTTAACATTTCCCGTTTACGTAAGAAATTGTCGGACATGGGTCTAGCAGATTTTATCAAGACCAAGAAGCGGGTAGGCTACGCCTTAAATGAGGAGGTTGCTAGTCAGTGA
- a CDS encoding sensor histidine kinase, translated as MKDFLKRQSVTLITMTFTVLVILLAVILFDLDAMVARFLLLFLSFFYGIILLLSYWLEDRQVDYRKLYHDSQAKAEADRVQADLVKQEQQGYFLTWLHQIKTPIAAAKLLIQDLEPKTKDDLEAQLLAIENYTTMVLTYLKVSNEQKNLQIKAVSLDALIAPLLKKYRRIFINSHTRLHYQAIPDQVMTDPTASEIMIEQVLNNALKYASGREIWITYQADQACLTIRDNGRGIKASDLPKVFDQGYSAFMGKSLRRSTGIGLFLVKQLADRLDQPVDLESTWGQGTTVRIYFHQDAFSAS; from the coding sequence GTGAAAGACTTTTTGAAGCGCCAGTCTGTGACTCTAATTACCATGACTTTTACCGTTTTGGTTATTTTGTTAGCGGTGATTCTTTTTGACTTAGATGCAATGGTAGCTCGCTTTCTTTTGCTTTTCCTTAGCTTCTTTTATGGAATTATATTACTACTTAGCTACTGGCTGGAAGACAGGCAGGTCGACTACCGCAAGCTTTACCATGATAGTCAGGCTAAGGCAGAGGCTGACCGGGTTCAAGCCGACCTGGTCAAGCAGGAGCAGCAGGGCTATTTCTTGACTTGGCTCCACCAGATCAAGACCCCAATCGCAGCGGCCAAGCTCCTCATCCAAGACTTGGAACCTAAGACCAAGGATGACCTGGAAGCTCAGTTACTAGCTATTGAAAATTACACCACCATGGTCCTCACCTATTTGAAGGTAAGTAATGAGCAGAAGAACCTGCAGATTAAGGCCGTTAGCCTGGATGCCCTCATCGCCCCCTTACTCAAAAAGTACCGGCGGATCTTTATTAATAGTCATACCCGCCTCCACTACCAAGCTATTCCTGACCAAGTCATGACTGATCCTACGGCTTCTGAAATCATGATAGAACAGGTCCTTAATAATGCCCTCAAGTATGCTTCAGGAAGAGAGATTTGGATTACTTATCAAGCGGATCAGGCCTGCCTCACTATTCGGGACAATGGCCGGGGGATCAAGGCCAGTGACCTGCCCAAGGTCTTTGACCAGGGTTACTCAGCTTTTATGGGCAAGTCTTTGCGGCGATCAACGGGGATCGGTCTCTTTCTGGTCAAGCAATTGGCCGATCGTTTAGACCAGCCGGTAGACCTAGAGTCCACTTGGGGCCAGGGAACGACAGTTAGAATTTATTTTCACCAAGATGCCTTCAGCGCGTCTTAG
- a CDS encoding ABC transporter ATP-binding protein yields MLLNVIHLEKIYGQGGNATTALRDVTFQAEAGEFVAIMGESGSGKSTLLNIIATLDKATGGQVFLNGQSLAALGESDLAAFRRKELGFVFQDFNMLNTFTNRDNILLPLVLSNMDYPEMERRLAKIAPLLGIEDLLDKYPYQISGGQQQRVAIGRAIITQPSLILADEPTGALDSKNSEAIMKLFTQLNQQGMTIFMVTHSLRCAAYAKRVLFIKDGVVYHEIYRGEDSLADFQEKIANSLSFLNREEG; encoded by the coding sequence ATGCTATTAAACGTGATTCATTTAGAAAAAATATATGGCCAGGGCGGCAATGCGACGACGGCCTTACGGGACGTGACCTTTCAAGCGGAAGCTGGTGAGTTTGTTGCCATTATGGGGGAGTCCGGCTCAGGGAAATCCACTCTCTTAAATATTATTGCCACCTTGGATAAGGCTACTGGGGGCCAAGTCTTCTTAAATGGCCAATCTTTGGCGGCCTTAGGGGAAAGTGATCTGGCTGCCTTTCGCCGCAAGGAGTTGGGCTTTGTCTTCCAAGACTTCAATATGCTTAATACCTTCACTAACCGGGACAATATTCTCCTGCCCCTGGTGCTTTCCAATATGGATTATCCGGAAATGGAGCGACGTTTAGCGAAGATTGCTCCTTTACTCGGGATTGAAGACCTCTTGGACAAGTATCCCTATCAGATTTCCGGAGGGCAGCAGCAGCGGGTGGCTATTGGCCGGGCGATAATTACCCAACCTAGTCTGATTCTGGCTGATGAGCCGACTGGGGCCCTCGATTCTAAAAACAGTGAGGCGATCATGAAACTCTTTACCCAGTTAAACCAGCAGGGGATGACCATTTTCATGGTAACTCATTCCTTACGTTGTGCGGCTTATGCTAAGCGTGTTCTTTTTATTAAGGATGGGGTAGTTTACCATGAAATTTATCGGGGTGAAGATTCTTTAGCTGATTTTCAGGAGAAGATCGCCAACAGTCTCTCCTTTTTAAATCGGGAGGAGGGCTAG
- a CDS encoding ABC transporter permease has protein sequence MNRRLIWQLAKRNLKVSKLIILPFLIVNALLFALQYVMISLIGNQFVLERNPYFPTVMAFAAVISFFLALAFILYANNFIQKRRSKEFALYSVLGMEKRHMKALLARESLLQLGFILPLSLVGGHLIGTFAFMAVNKVMRQSGMTLMDYPFKWEVAVITILEILLVHGLIYLLNRVRIQKNNPLELMQSGQAREKEPKGNVFVAVLGLALVGIGYYISLTTTNIMQVIYQLLLAIVLVVLGTYCLYHSLSIIFLNWQKQRKSYYYQPKHFLSLSGMLYRMKANAWSLASIAVLSTGVMLVLGLTVSTQRGIESLIDRYQARDYKIELRGPVVEESLDQQLQRLETAVDEFSHLAPLEEVNYQLSFAQLAVSEVKDNSLSLHAFTPNVQISQSLVFFGESLDGYKQNYASQETLAEDQVLMTTSQDQLDKVDQIKLGDKTYQVKHMSKDRLPVVAGLDALMVVFPSQEALTQAYQATNTSQEIGYLKSPISYNVTFDAKGNKEDIDKHLEDYEGTGIEVTSKTIFRESFYQLNGGFISIGAIVSLVLLIGCFLMLYYKQLSEGQEDMKNYRIMRQIGLPKSLIRATIRQQIFWVFVLPLLTAVIHMGFAYPILRQGLGLIAIKDRTLILTSFFAVIVCFSLVYYLMYILTSKAYYRMVTSDQQ, from the coding sequence ATGAATCGACGCTTAATCTGGCAGTTAGCTAAACGTAATTTAAAGGTTAGCAAGTTAATTATCTTGCCTTTTCTAATAGTGAACGCGCTCTTATTTGCCCTCCAGTATGTAATGATCTCTTTAATTGGCAACCAATTTGTCTTAGAGCGAAATCCTTATTTTCCTACTGTGATGGCCTTTGCTGCTGTAATTAGCTTCTTCTTAGCCCTAGCCTTTATCCTCTATGCCAATAACTTTATCCAGAAGCGGCGTAGCAAGGAGTTCGCCCTCTATAGCGTATTGGGCATGGAAAAGCGGCATATGAAGGCCCTGCTTGCTAGGGAAAGTCTCTTGCAGCTGGGATTTATTCTTCCTTTATCCCTAGTTGGTGGTCATCTGATTGGGACTTTTGCCTTTATGGCCGTCAACAAAGTCATGCGCCAATCGGGGATGACCTTAATGGATTATCCCTTTAAGTGGGAGGTCGCTGTGATAACTATTCTTGAGATTCTTTTGGTGCATGGCCTGATTTATCTATTAAACCGGGTCCGCATTCAGAAAAATAACCCTCTCGAACTGATGCAGAGCGGTCAGGCAAGGGAAAAAGAGCCTAAGGGGAATGTTTTTGTCGCTGTTCTCGGCTTGGCCTTGGTGGGGATCGGCTATTATATTTCCCTAACCACAACGAATATTATGCAGGTCATTTATCAATTGCTCCTCGCCATTGTCTTAGTTGTGCTGGGGACTTATTGCCTCTATCATTCCCTATCGATCATATTTTTAAACTGGCAGAAGCAACGGAAGTCCTATTACTATCAGCCTAAACATTTTCTCAGCCTTTCCGGCATGCTTTACCGGATGAAGGCCAATGCCTGGAGTTTGGCCTCCATAGCGGTTCTCTCGACCGGAGTCATGCTGGTCTTAGGTTTAACCGTTTCAACCCAGCGGGGGATCGAAAGCTTGATTGACCGTTATCAAGCCAGAGACTATAAAATTGAATTGCGGGGGCCAGTGGTTGAGGAATCCTTAGATCAACAACTCCAACGTTTAGAGACAGCAGTTGATGAATTTAGTCACTTAGCTCCTTTGGAAGAAGTTAACTATCAGTTGAGTTTTGCCCAGTTAGCGGTGAGTGAAGTAAAGGATAATAGCTTATCCTTACATGCCTTTACCCCAAATGTTCAAATCAGTCAGAGCCTGGTTTTCTTTGGGGAAAGTTTGGATGGCTATAAGCAAAACTACGCTAGTCAGGAAACTTTAGCAGAAGATCAAGTCTTAATGACCACTAGCCAAGATCAATTGGACAAGGTAGACCAAATTAAATTGGGAGATAAAACTTACCAAGTCAAGCATATGTCTAAGGACCGTCTACCGGTGGTTGCAGGACTGGATGCTTTAATGGTCGTTTTTCCTAGCCAAGAGGCCTTAACTCAAGCCTACCAAGCGACCAATACGAGCCAAGAGATTGGTTATTTAAAGAGTCCTATAAGTTATAACGTAACTTTTGACGCTAAGGGCAATAAGGAAGACATTGACAAGCACTTGGAGGATTATGAAGGGACAGGGATTGAAGTCACTTCCAAAACTATCTTTCGGGAATCCTTCTATCAGCTTAATGGCGGTTTTATTAGTATCGGCGCCATTGTATCCTTGGTTTTATTGATTGGTTGTTTCTTGATGCTCTACTATAAGCAGCTTTCTGAAGGCCAGGAAGATATGAAAAACTACCGGATTATGCGCCAAATTGGTTTACCTAAGTCGTTGATCCGAGCAACCATTCGCCAGCAGATTTTCTGGGTCTTTGTTTTACCGCTCTTGACCGCGGTTATTCATATGGGCTTTGCCTACCCAATTTTACGCCAAGGCTTAGGTTTGATTGCCATCAAAGACCGAACGCTAATTTTAACTAGTTTTTTTGCGGTCATTGTCTGCTTTAGCTTAGTCTATTATCTCATGTATATTTTGACTTCTAAGGCTTATTACCGTATGGTAACTTCAGACCAGCAATGA
- a CDS encoding alpha-hydroxy-acid oxidizing protein, with protein sequence MADYVAGTEVKDLKIVNLYDVEEEAREIIPEAGYGYIRSGAGDEFTLRRNITCFNSKGILPRVIGDVEHPDTSTSFLGKDYSAPFFYAPIAALGIAHEEKEIGMAKAFNEFGTAFSISSYAGSSWDEMAPSYEGYEDRPRYFQLYMSKNHDFNEAMLNEAKDFGCQAIILTADSTVEGNRELNKRNHFTYPFGMPIVERYLAGSGEGMALKDVYASSKQKISPKDIEYIKSICDLPVMLKGVQTPEDALKGIGAGADVIYVSNHGGRQLDGAPGSFETLEAIAQAVQGEVPIVFDSGIRRGEHVFKALAAGADVVGIGRPALYGLALGGHKGVLSVLNYLKDDLTRIMQLTGCQTIEDIKNARLTDLPAYNEAELRHHGY encoded by the coding sequence ATGGCAGATTATGTTGCAGGTACTGAAGTTAAAGACTTAAAAATCGTTAACTTATATGATGTAGAAGAAGAGGCTAGAGAAATCATCCCTGAAGCAGGCTATGGTTATATTCGTTCTGGTGCAGGGGATGAATTTACTTTAAGAAGAAATATTACCTGTTTTAACAGTAAGGGCATCCTACCGCGGGTGATTGGTGATGTTGAGCATCCAGATACATCAACTAGCTTTCTAGGAAAAGATTACTCAGCGCCATTCTTCTATGCACCAATTGCTGCTTTAGGAATTGCTCATGAAGAAAAAGAAATTGGTATGGCCAAAGCTTTTAACGAATTTGGTACTGCCTTTTCAATTTCCTCTTATGCAGGATCTAGCTGGGATGAAATGGCACCTTCCTATGAAGGCTATGAAGACCGTCCACGTTACTTCCAGTTATACATGAGTAAGAACCATGACTTCAACGAAGCCATGTTAAACGAAGCCAAAGACTTTGGTTGCCAAGCTATTATTTTAACTGCGGACTCTACCGTTGAAGGTAACCGTGAATTAAATAAACGGAATCATTTTACTTATCCATTTGGTATGCCAATCGTTGAACGCTACTTAGCAGGTTCTGGCGAAGGTATGGCCCTAAAAGATGTTTATGCTTCCTCAAAACAAAAGATTTCACCCAAAGATATTGAATACATTAAATCCATTTGTGATCTACCAGTGATGCTTAAAGGGGTACAAACGCCTGAAGATGCCTTGAAGGGTATTGGTGCTGGTGCGGATGTGATTTACGTGTCAAACCACGGTGGACGTCAATTAGACGGTGCTCCTGGATCCTTTGAAACCCTTGAAGCCATTGCTCAAGCCGTCCAAGGCGAAGTGCCAATTGTCTTTGACTCCGGTATTCGTCGCGGGGAACATGTCTTCAAAGCGCTGGCAGCAGGTGCAGACGTCGTAGGTATTGGACGTCCAGCACTTTACGGCCTAGCCCTAGGTGGACATAAGGGTGTCCTTTCCGTATTGAACTACTTGAAAGACGACCTCACCCGGATTATGCAATTAACCGGTTGTCAAACCATTGAAGACATTAAGAACGCCCGTCTAACCGACCTCCCTGCATATAACGAAGCGGAATTAAGACATCACGGTTATTAA
- a CDS encoding class II fructose-bisphosphate aldolase, with translation MAFLVNGNEILKDARRNQYAVGAYNTNNLEWTRALVSGAKETRTPLLIQVSTGAAKYMGGYKLVRDLVLNVMDSMDIDVPVILNLDHGDFESAKECIELGYSSVMFDGHKLPVEENLAKTKEIVRLAHERGIAVEAEIGKIGENQGGGELASVEDAIRFAEAGVDRLACGIGNIHGVYPEGWEGLNFDRLKEISDAVDVPLVLHGGSGIPQDQVKKAISLGIAKININTEFQLAFQKATREYIEAGHDQDRSNKGFDPRKLLRPGTDAITESMKEMISWMGTRPIDDRDSKFVFDEASLNEE, from the coding sequence ATGGCTTTTTTAGTAAATGGTAATGAAATTTTGAAGGACGCACGTCGCAACCAATATGCGGTGGGAGCCTACAATACAAACAATCTCGAATGGACCCGTGCCTTAGTGAGCGGTGCTAAAGAAACCAGAACCCCATTATTGATTCAAGTATCTACTGGTGCTGCTAAATATATGGGTGGTTACAAATTAGTTCGTGACTTAGTGCTTAACGTGATGGATAGCATGGATATTGATGTTCCAGTTATCTTAAACTTAGACCATGGTGATTTCGAATCAGCCAAAGAATGTATCGAGTTAGGTTATTCTTCTGTTATGTTCGACGGTCATAAATTACCAGTTGAAGAAAACCTTGCTAAAACTAAAGAAATCGTTCGTTTAGCTCATGAACGTGGTATCGCTGTTGAAGCTGAAATCGGTAAAATTGGTGAAAACCAAGGTGGCGGTGAATTAGCTTCTGTTGAAGATGCTATTCGTTTTGCTGAAGCCGGCGTTGACCGTCTTGCATGTGGTATTGGTAACATCCACGGTGTTTACCCAGAAGGTTGGGAAGGCTTAAACTTCGACCGCTTGAAAGAAATTTCTGACGCTGTTGATGTTCCACTTGTTTTACATGGTGGTTCTGGTATTCCTCAAGACCAAGTGAAGAAAGCTATTTCTTTAGGTATTGCTAAGATCAACATCAATACCGAATTCCAATTAGCTTTCCAAAAAGCTACTCGTGAATACATCGAAGCTGGTCATGACCAAGACCGTTCCAACAAAGGGTTCGACCCACGTAAATTGTTAAGACCTGGTACTGACGCAATTACTGAATCCATGAAAGAAATGATTTCTTGGATGGGTACTCGTCCAATCGACGACAGAGATTCTAAATTTGTCTTCGATGAAGCTTCCTTAAACGAAGAATAA
- a CDS encoding nitroreductase family protein, translating to MTQLKDLAAKRRSIYHIGKNTDHSAKEIVDALQAVLKDVPTAFNSQTSRIVIAFGDKHQALWDEIYQVQEGVLEGDMWEQMSGVIQGAKEGLGTILFFEDLNEVENMPANPERSTAYKENNNANHQYAAWLTLAELDLGATLQHFNIGYEQGFDKSIRQMFDLPDSYAMLAQMPFGSIETPAGDKDYIDQDEKVRVYE from the coding sequence ATGACACAATTGAAAGATCTTGCTGCTAAGCGCCGTTCGATTTACCATATCGGAAAGAATACTGACCACAGTGCTAAAGAAATCGTTGACGCTTTACAAGCGGTCTTAAAAGATGTGCCAACGGCCTTTAACAGCCAAACCTCACGTATTGTGATTGCTTTTGGAGACAAGCACCAGGCATTATGGGATGAAATTTACCAAGTGCAAGAAGGTGTTTTAGAAGGCGACATGTGGGAGCAAATGTCTGGCGTGATTCAAGGCGCTAAAGAAGGGCTAGGAACCATTCTCTTCTTTGAAGATTTAAATGAAGTCGAAAATATGCCAGCTAACCCAGAACGTTCGACTGCTTACAAGGAGAATAATAATGCCAACCACCAATATGCTGCTTGGTTAACCTTAGCTGAATTAGATTTAGGAGCAACCTTGCAACATTTTAATATTGGTTATGAACAAGGCTTCGATAAGTCCATTCGTCAAATGTTTGACTTGCCAGACTCATATGCAATGTTAGCGCAAATGCCTTTTGGATCGATTGAAACTCCAGCAGGCGACAAAGACTATATCGACCAAGATGAAAAAGTACGTGTTTACGAATAA
- a CDS encoding cobalamin-independent methionine synthase II family protein — MTNKILTTHVGSLPRTQALLEANKRRTAGTIAEDEFNQIIAESVDQVVKKQKEIGIDQVNDGEYGHVTSGAVDYGAWWNYSFYRLGGLEMTDEDRWAKSEAIRSTPGNIKLTSFPDRRDRQKFRAAYEDPDSGVLGRRNKVANPVFADRVTYIGQDQVNRDVKLLTEALEKYDIKQGFMAAISPGAAARLEDRYYHDEDALLNDVADALHEEYKAITDAGLIVQLDAPDLAEAWDQINPEPSLKDFQAWLQKRVEAANRALEGIDPSLVRLHICWGSWHGPHTTDIPFEDIVDQCLQIKAGSFSFEASSPRHGHEWRVWEKADRLKAGQKIVPGFVSHSTNAVEHPQLIADRIERFAKLVGPENVIASTDCGLGGRLHEQIAWAKLEALVEGAAIASKHLFG; from the coding sequence ATGACTAATAAAATTTTGACCACACATGTAGGATCCTTACCACGGACACAAGCCTTGTTAGAGGCCAATAAACGACGGACAGCGGGCACCATTGCTGAAGACGAATTTAACCAAATTATCGCTGAATCCGTTGACCAAGTCGTGAAAAAACAAAAAGAAATTGGCATTGACCAAGTCAATGATGGGGAGTACGGCCACGTGACTTCAGGCGCAGTTGACTATGGTGCCTGGTGGAACTATTCCTTCTACCGCTTAGGGGGATTAGAAATGACCGATGAAGACCGCTGGGCAAAAAGCGAAGCCATCCGGTCCACACCTGGCAATATTAAGTTAACTAGTTTCCCTGACCGTCGTGATCGGCAAAAATTTAGAGCAGCTTATGAAGATCCTGATTCTGGCGTTTTAGGTAGACGTAATAAGGTAGCTAATCCGGTTTTTGCCGACAGGGTAACCTATATTGGTCAAGACCAAGTTAACCGCGATGTGAAGCTTTTGACCGAAGCCTTAGAAAAATATGATATCAAGCAAGGCTTTATGGCGGCCATTTCTCCTGGGGCAGCGGCTCGTTTAGAAGACCGCTATTACCATGATGAAGATGCCCTCTTAAATGACGTTGCCGATGCTTTGCATGAAGAATATAAAGCCATCACTGATGCCGGTTTAATTGTTCAATTAGATGCTCCAGACCTAGCCGAAGCTTGGGACCAGATTAACCCTGAACCGAGCCTAAAAGACTTCCAAGCTTGGTTGCAAAAACGTGTCGAGGCAGCTAACCGCGCTTTAGAGGGCATTGATCCAAGCTTGGTTCGTTTACATATCTGCTGGGGATCTTGGCATGGGCCTCATACCACCGATATTCCTTTCGAAGATATTGTTGACCAATGCTTACAAATCAAGGCAGGATCCTTCTCCTTTGAAGCCTCAAGTCCTCGTCATGGTCATGAGTGGCGGGTATGGGAAAAAGCCGACCGCTTGAAAGCAGGACAAAAGATTGTTCCAGGCTTTGTTTCCCATTCCACCAATGCGGTTGAACACCCACAATTAATTGCTGACCGCATTGAACGCTTTGCCAAATTAGTGGGTCCAGAAAACGTCATTGCCTCAACCGACTGTGGTCTGGGAGGGCGCTTGCATGAGCAAATTGCTTGGGCGAAATTGGAAGCCTTAGTTGAAGGAGCAGCCATCGCTTCTAAGCATCTCTTTGGCTAA